Proteins encoded together in one Pelagicoccus enzymogenes window:
- a CDS encoding Gfo/Idh/MocA family protein, with product MKNVREKERLGLGVLGLGEGRSIISAGMQSEMWDVVSLCDRNEELCRDRCREFGLSSYTTQYERMLENPDVDVVGIYTPDHLHADHVIQALDAGKHVVCTKPFIDNLERAKDVLEAVERSACKVMVGQSSRFFAPFKRQREHFDEGRFGEIATIESYYNADHRWFLKKDWARNDSFKWLYGCISHPGDLIRWYLPNIEEVCGYAYLSNNGKALGLKHPDTFHYVLKTDTGVPARVSGTYSSPVVPNHRDSNMSCILRCDNGASQADYYDLRYAYKLDGRSGMETFEDFDGYFFRFGGHSHHAGEYQNYIEYIAHCLRFEELPKPDAREGIVTVAMMQAMEEASDSGSPVKIADLLRRYGLEDLVGN from the coding sequence ATGAAAAACGTTAGAGAAAAGGAAAGGTTGGGCCTTGGAGTATTGGGCCTCGGGGAAGGACGCAGTATCATTTCTGCAGGAATGCAGAGCGAGATGTGGGACGTGGTTAGTCTGTGTGATCGAAACGAGGAGCTTTGCCGCGATCGTTGTCGGGAATTTGGCTTGAGCAGCTACACGACCCAATACGAGCGGATGCTGGAAAATCCGGATGTCGATGTCGTCGGTATCTACACCCCTGACCACTTGCACGCGGACCATGTGATTCAGGCATTGGACGCGGGGAAGCACGTTGTTTGCACGAAGCCGTTTATCGATAACTTGGAGCGAGCAAAGGACGTCTTGGAGGCGGTTGAACGAAGCGCCTGCAAAGTGATGGTAGGGCAAAGCTCGCGCTTTTTCGCGCCGTTCAAACGTCAACGGGAGCACTTCGACGAAGGACGTTTTGGGGAAATCGCGACGATCGAGTCTTATTACAACGCGGACCATCGCTGGTTTCTCAAGAAGGACTGGGCTCGTAACGATAGCTTCAAATGGCTCTACGGTTGTATTAGCCACCCCGGGGACCTGATTCGCTGGTACCTGCCGAACATCGAGGAAGTCTGCGGCTACGCTTACTTGAGCAACAACGGGAAGGCTCTCGGTCTCAAACATCCGGATACGTTTCACTACGTGTTGAAAACCGATACGGGAGTGCCGGCTCGCGTGAGCGGGACCTATTCCAGTCCGGTGGTTCCGAACCACCGGGACAGCAACATGAGTTGCATCTTGCGTTGCGACAACGGGGCCAGCCAAGCGGACTACTACGACTTGAGGTATGCCTATAAGTTGGACGGTCGCTCAGGCATGGAAACCTTTGAAGACTTCGACGGCTATTTTTTCCGCTTTGGCGGGCATTCTCACCATGCGGGCGAATATCAAAACTACATCGAGTACATCGCCCATTGCCTGCGTTTCGAAGAGCTTCCCAAGCCTGACGCTCGGGAAGGAATCGTGACGGTGGCTATGATGCAGGCGATGGAGGAGGCGTCCGATTCGGGAAGCCCGGTCAAGATTGCAGACCTCTTAAGGCGATACGGTTTGGAGGACCTCGTCGGCAATTGA
- a CDS encoding sugar ABC transporter substrate-binding protein, which yields MTRNNKFLILTLLGLFLVLAGIKWSQSGSEGTAIDPIVLYLPLPHPYCNAVGEGGKAYQESTGTGVRVLVGQESTQANVNTNVESMYTLGHQGFAIYPVDPAGSKGLFARLRDGGRHVVAYGAEPMEGSAATFAVATNTRSAATQATEQLIQLMGGQGKILNVLESLTDANTPIRKAAIEEVVAKYPKVEIIQTVGDVTTEAKAREKIESALVARGDEVDGIICTGYTTTVAASVLLSERNAKAGAKRIRFVGLDTDERVLEAIRLGHVDATLAQNPFGHGYISCALLDRLLNGWEPVESYQFIDSGAVVVTRENVDDFQPGIESMTKRIVSEMEGKYLVKR from the coding sequence ATGACTCGAAACAATAAGTTCCTTATCCTTACTCTTCTTGGTCTGTTCCTGGTCCTTGCTGGTATCAAGTGGTCTCAATCGGGCTCTGAGGGCACCGCTATAGACCCCATTGTGCTCTACCTTCCCTTGCCGCACCCTTATTGCAACGCAGTGGGCGAGGGCGGAAAAGCTTACCAAGAATCGACCGGCACAGGGGTCCGCGTTTTGGTCGGACAAGAGAGCACGCAGGCAAACGTGAATACAAACGTCGAGTCGATGTACACCCTCGGCCATCAAGGTTTTGCCATTTATCCAGTAGACCCAGCAGGTTCGAAAGGGCTTTTCGCTAGGCTTCGCGATGGAGGACGCCATGTGGTAGCTTACGGCGCCGAACCAATGGAAGGATCTGCTGCGACCTTCGCAGTTGCAACCAATACGCGGTCGGCAGCGACGCAGGCGACAGAGCAGTTGATTCAGCTGATGGGAGGGCAAGGCAAGATCCTCAACGTGCTCGAGTCCCTTACGGACGCGAATACGCCGATTCGCAAAGCTGCCATCGAGGAGGTCGTCGCCAAATATCCCAAGGTTGAGATAATCCAAACGGTTGGCGACGTTACTACGGAAGCGAAGGCACGCGAGAAAATCGAGAGCGCTTTGGTGGCCCGAGGGGACGAGGTTGATGGGATCATTTGTACGGGTTATACAACTACGGTGGCTGCGTCTGTGCTTTTGTCGGAACGCAACGCCAAGGCTGGCGCCAAGCGTATCCGTTTTGTTGGGCTCGATACCGATGAGCGGGTGCTGGAGGCGATTCGTCTTGGGCATGTCGATGCGACCCTAGCTCAAAACCCATTTGGGCACGGTTACATATCCTGTGCCTTGCTAGATCGTCTGTTGAATGGCTGGGAGCCGGTTGAATCTTACCAATTCATCGATTCAGGAGCGGTGGTAGTCACCCGCGAAAACGTCGACGATTTTCAGCCTGGCATCGAATCCATGACGAAACGCATCGTGTCGGAGATGGAGGGAAAGTATTTGGTGAAGCGATGA
- a CDS encoding sialate O-acetylesterase has protein sequence MASPFGDHMVLQREQGVPVWGRAAVGERVQVGFARQSASAKADSEGEWKVELAPMTASVEARELVVTGSATREAIVFEDVLVGDVWLCGGQSNMERQLGPRGGQKDIIGWQEEAAAAAYPMIRELYVKQSRDLRTQEEVEAHWRVCTPESVTDFTAVGYFFARDVHLAAGVPVGIIHSSWGGTPAEAWTSLEGLSAFPGYVDQAEAQLEFAGDLDEIKQKYEEKLELWFRENDGSDPLALLSSPKSEWARMSLPAMWEDAGYPGVDGICWFRKSVALPPALRGKDLLLELGAIDDIDTTWVNGSLLGSTTGWQTPREYRIPSSLTAEGEIAILVRVLDTGGGGGIWNAQQPLRISQTGNAGISLDLAGVWESRFTLQLGQGPWPPQDLSQNPGAPTVLFNAMIAPLVPYALRGFVFYQGEANAGKAAEYERLLPALIADWREHWGAPNLPFLYVQIAPYEGMPPEIREAQRLAEKATETTAMVVTIDVGDATDIHPANKEPVGQRLALAARALSYGEEIVYSGPVFESWRAKGKTARIRFSSTGSGLLAKGGELYGFEVAGRDGAFHAAKATIEDDEVVLRSKQVSLVKAVRYGWANVAEGNLFNKEGLPASPFKAE, from the coding sequence GTGGCAAGCCCCTTTGGCGACCACATGGTGCTCCAGCGAGAACAAGGGGTCCCCGTTTGGGGAAGGGCAGCTGTGGGGGAGCGGGTTCAGGTTGGCTTTGCCAGACAGAGCGCGAGCGCGAAGGCGGATAGCGAGGGGGAGTGGAAAGTGGAGCTGGCGCCCATGACGGCTTCGGTTGAAGCTCGGGAACTCGTGGTAACGGGAAGCGCGACGCGCGAGGCTATCGTTTTCGAGGACGTACTAGTGGGGGACGTGTGGCTGTGCGGAGGGCAGTCGAACATGGAGCGACAGCTCGGGCCGCGAGGCGGGCAAAAGGACATCATCGGCTGGCAGGAGGAAGCGGCCGCTGCAGCGTACCCCATGATTCGCGAGCTCTACGTGAAGCAGTCGAGAGACTTGCGAACGCAGGAGGAGGTCGAGGCGCATTGGCGCGTTTGCACACCCGAGTCGGTGACTGACTTTACGGCAGTCGGTTATTTCTTCGCCCGGGACGTGCACCTAGCCGCAGGCGTGCCTGTGGGCATCATTCATAGCTCATGGGGTGGAACGCCCGCCGAAGCATGGACGAGCTTGGAAGGATTGTCCGCATTTCCTGGATACGTAGATCAAGCTGAGGCTCAACTCGAGTTCGCTGGCGATCTGGACGAGATCAAACAAAAGTATGAGGAAAAGCTGGAGTTATGGTTCCGCGAAAACGATGGCTCCGACCCGCTTGCTCTTTTGAGCAGTCCAAAGTCCGAATGGGCAAGGATGAGCTTGCCGGCGATGTGGGAAGATGCGGGGTATCCGGGAGTCGACGGTATTTGCTGGTTTCGCAAGAGTGTCGCCCTTCCTCCGGCTTTGCGAGGGAAAGACCTATTGTTAGAGTTGGGAGCGATTGACGATATTGATACGACTTGGGTGAATGGAAGCTTGCTGGGATCTACTACGGGCTGGCAGACGCCCCGAGAGTATCGGATTCCGAGTTCCCTCACGGCGGAGGGAGAAATTGCCATCCTCGTGCGCGTTTTGGATACAGGTGGTGGCGGCGGCATTTGGAACGCGCAGCAGCCCTTGCGGATCTCTCAAACGGGGAATGCAGGAATCAGTCTGGATTTAGCGGGTGTCTGGGAGTCGCGCTTCACCTTGCAATTGGGGCAGGGGCCTTGGCCTCCGCAGGACCTCAGCCAAAATCCAGGGGCTCCCACGGTGCTCTTTAATGCGATGATCGCTCCCTTGGTTCCCTATGCTTTGAGAGGATTCGTCTTTTACCAGGGCGAGGCCAACGCGGGCAAGGCTGCGGAATACGAACGGCTCTTGCCGGCTTTGATCGCGGATTGGCGAGAGCATTGGGGGGCGCCGAACCTGCCTTTCCTTTACGTGCAGATTGCTCCCTACGAAGGCATGCCTCCTGAGATTCGCGAAGCTCAGCGTTTGGCTGAAAAGGCGACGGAGACCACCGCGATGGTGGTGACGATCGATGTGGGGGACGCCACGGATATCCACCCTGCGAACAAGGAACCGGTCGGTCAACGCTTGGCATTGGCGGCTCGGGCGCTCTCCTACGGGGAAGAGATCGTTTACTCGGGCCCGGTCTTCGAGTCTTGGAGGGCAAAAGGAAAAACTGCGCGTATACGCTTTTCAAGTACAGGTAGCGGCTTGCTGGCCAAAGGAGGCGAATTGTATGGATTTGAGGTCGCCGGGAGGGACGGGGCTTTTCACGCCGCAAAGGCAACTATCGAAGACGACGAGGTGGTGCTGCGTTCGAAGCAGGTTTCGTTGGTGAAGGCGGTCCGCTATGGATGGGCCAACGTGGCGGAGGGGAATCTATTCAACAAGGAAGGCTTGCCGGCCTCGCCCTTCAAGGCAGAGTAG
- a CDS encoding ABC transporter permease — MSTRTNTLNTNLGFGQTDWVSSRTLGLILFAGLLMISMALASTSFLTGETFFSQSRYVAFYVLVAMSQAVCLAVGDLNLTVGAIGSIITVSLGMAIAPEYAALSPWIGVPLVFLIGPLTGLINGLIITRFKIDAFIVTLSMMFVYMGLRSGISGGNSYRVPESFWWLGQGGAFGIPFMVLIVLFVLWGISFLYRNTVLGRRLLATGSNSDAARLSGINTDRMIVVAHVISGGFSALAAIMWASWSGNAAPQTGDDWLIISFAVAIIGGTGLSGSLISPVGILVGAVIFKLIQHALVILKINDNYSNTLLGGLILLAIVVDRAREHFGKEGK, encoded by the coding sequence ATGAGTACACGTACTAATACTTTAAATACGAACCTCGGCTTCGGTCAGACGGATTGGGTGAGCAGTCGTACCCTTGGGCTCATCTTGTTCGCTGGTCTGCTCATGATATCCATGGCCTTGGCGTCCACGAGTTTTCTTACCGGTGAAACCTTTTTTAGCCAGAGTCGCTACGTGGCTTTCTATGTCTTGGTCGCGATGTCGCAAGCGGTTTGTTTAGCGGTAGGTGACTTGAATCTTACGGTTGGGGCGATCGGCAGCATCATAACCGTAAGCCTCGGCATGGCTATCGCTCCGGAGTACGCAGCCTTGTCGCCTTGGATCGGCGTGCCGCTTGTCTTTCTCATCGGACCGCTCACAGGACTGATCAATGGCTTGATCATAACGCGTTTCAAGATCGACGCCTTTATCGTGACGCTTTCGATGATGTTCGTATACATGGGGCTGCGTTCCGGCATTTCCGGTGGCAATTCATATCGTGTACCCGAAAGCTTTTGGTGGCTCGGGCAGGGAGGTGCATTTGGCATTCCCTTCATGGTGCTGATCGTGCTCTTCGTGCTTTGGGGCATATCTTTCCTCTATCGCAATACGGTGCTCGGGCGCCGTTTGCTGGCGACTGGAAGCAATAGCGACGCGGCCCGTCTCAGCGGAATCAATACGGACCGGATGATTGTCGTTGCCCATGTGATTTCAGGTGGCTTTTCGGCCTTGGCTGCGATCATGTGGGCCTCCTGGTCTGGCAATGCGGCCCCACAAACGGGAGACGATTGGCTGATCATTTCCTTTGCGGTGGCTATTATCGGCGGAACTGGTTTAAGCGGTAGTTTGATTTCTCCGGTCGGCATTCTTGTCGGAGCCGTCATTTTCAAGCTGATACAGCACGCCTTGGTCATTCTTAAGATAAACGACAACTACTCGAATACCTTGCTAGGTGGGTTGATCTTGCTCGCCATCGTGGTCGACCGGGCGCGGGAGCACTTCGGAAAAGAGGGGAAGTAG
- a CDS encoding glycoside hydrolase family 28 protein yields MLDGNGEPFWAAFWQRREENPDCTNLEVERPRMMFIDQCKDVLIEGISLQDSGFWNIHVYRSQDVTISGVSITSPNGTPPDRAPSSDGIDIDSCQRVTVRDCFITVGDDCIAIKGTKGPRALEDESSPPVEDILIENCRFDSGHGVVTLGSEATIVRNVVVRDCVVTGWNKLVRLKLRPDTPQTYENLLYENIVFEAGGGIFDVKPWTQFFDLKGEEPPRSVVRNVTIRNVKGWTGKWGELMGNPLDTIEDITIENLEMKIENEAITLGPVDGLKVKNVVVNGKRFESL; encoded by the coding sequence CTGCTGGATGGAAACGGGGAACCTTTTTGGGCAGCCTTTTGGCAGCGTCGCGAGGAAAATCCGGATTGCACGAATCTGGAAGTCGAGCGCCCGCGCATGATGTTTATCGACCAGTGCAAGGATGTGCTGATCGAGGGAATCTCGCTGCAGGATTCCGGCTTCTGGAATATTCATGTCTATCGTTCGCAAGACGTGACGATTTCGGGTGTCAGCATCACTTCGCCCAACGGAACTCCTCCGGATCGGGCTCCGAGTTCTGATGGCATCGATATCGACAGCTGTCAGCGGGTGACGGTGAGGGACTGCTTCATTACGGTCGGAGACGACTGTATCGCAATTAAGGGTACGAAGGGTCCGCGCGCCCTCGAGGATGAATCCAGCCCTCCGGTGGAGGATATCCTGATCGAGAACTGTCGCTTCGACAGCGGACATGGTGTGGTCACCTTGGGCAGCGAAGCGACGATCGTGCGCAACGTGGTCGTGCGTGACTGTGTCGTGACGGGGTGGAACAAGCTTGTGCGCCTCAAGTTGCGCCCGGATACGCCTCAGACCTACGAGAATTTGCTCTACGAAAACATCGTCTTCGAAGCGGGAGGCGGGATTTTCGACGTGAAGCCTTGGACCCAGTTTTTTGACCTCAAGGGAGAGGAACCACCGCGCTCGGTCGTGCGTAACGTAACCATCCGCAACGTGAAAGGCTGGACCGGCAAGTGGGGCGAGTTGATGGGGAATCCATTGGATACGATCGAGGACATCACGATTGAGAACCTTGAGATGAAAATCGAGAACGAGGCGATCACCTTGGGGCCGGTGGATGGGCTAAAAGTGAAGAACGTGGTAGTGAACGGGAAGCGATTCGAGAGTTTATAG
- a CDS encoding sugar ABC transporter ATP-binding protein, whose product MLELRNISKSFPGVRALDKVSLHFRAGEIHGLIGENGAGKSTAIKIMTGIHQADSGEMAIDGHAVKFADYRDSLAQGIGIVHQELQVIPDASVAENIMLDKLEGNRWGVIDWKGIYATAQTYMDLVGLDLPVDRLVRGLSAAQKQLIQIAKALSADVRVLFLDEPTSSLTEHEARRLFDVLKELRQKGVALVFVSHKLDEVLGLCDRVSVLRDGQFIGEREVAGLQQQDLVQMMIGRTCQEEHLGVLNPNYSQVVLEARSIVRVGKARDVSFKLHQGEVLGLYGLVGAGRTELARILIGEDQKDSGSVLIKGQVAQIDSVETSLYRYGLGYVTENRKEEGLLLENSIRMNIALPIWPRIRNAITRKIDDSLERATATRYAEAMSVKTPSLSQYVGALSGGNQQKISIGKWLAADCDILIIDEPTVGVDVGAKEQIHQLIWDLAAKEGKSIIVISSDLPEIVRITNRILVFREQKIVGEVTNIDTEAKTYATVSREIGRYLV is encoded by the coding sequence ATGTTAGAGCTTCGAAACATTTCCAAATCCTTTCCCGGAGTGAGGGCGCTGGACAAGGTGTCACTGCATTTTCGAGCGGGAGAGATACATGGCTTGATCGGCGAGAACGGAGCGGGAAAGAGTACCGCAATTAAGATCATGACCGGTATCCACCAAGCGGATTCAGGCGAAATGGCAATCGATGGGCATGCGGTGAAATTTGCTGATTACAGAGACAGTCTGGCCCAAGGAATCGGTATTGTGCACCAAGAGCTGCAGGTGATTCCAGACGCGTCGGTCGCGGAGAACATCATGCTCGATAAGTTGGAGGGAAACCGTTGGGGCGTGATCGACTGGAAGGGAATCTACGCGACCGCCCAAACTTACATGGACTTGGTGGGATTGGATCTACCTGTCGATCGGTTGGTCCGGGGGCTGAGCGCGGCTCAGAAGCAGCTCATCCAAATCGCCAAGGCGCTTTCAGCGGATGTACGCGTTCTCTTTCTCGACGAACCGACCAGTTCGCTTACGGAGCATGAGGCGCGGCGTCTCTTCGATGTATTGAAAGAACTGAGACAGAAGGGGGTGGCGCTCGTTTTCGTTTCCCACAAACTCGACGAAGTTCTTGGCTTGTGCGATCGAGTGAGCGTATTGCGCGACGGCCAGTTTATCGGGGAGCGTGAGGTCGCGGGGTTGCAACAGCAAGATCTTGTGCAGATGATGATTGGCCGTACTTGCCAGGAAGAGCATCTCGGGGTGCTCAACCCTAATTATTCCCAAGTCGTCCTAGAAGCTCGTAGCATCGTCCGCGTAGGGAAGGCTCGGGATGTCAGCTTCAAGTTGCATCAGGGGGAAGTGCTTGGATTGTACGGCCTCGTAGGAGCGGGACGTACTGAGCTTGCCCGGATCCTAATTGGAGAAGACCAGAAGGATTCCGGCTCCGTTTTGATCAAGGGACAAGTGGCTCAGATCGATAGCGTGGAGACGAGTCTTTATCGATACGGTCTCGGTTACGTCACGGAAAACCGGAAGGAAGAGGGCTTGTTGCTGGAGAATTCTATTCGCATGAACATCGCCTTGCCGATCTGGCCGCGTATACGAAATGCCATTACGCGAAAGATCGACGATTCGCTCGAGCGGGCCACGGCGACTCGATATGCGGAGGCGATGAGTGTGAAGACGCCCAGTCTCTCCCAATACGTTGGGGCGCTTAGCGGCGGAAACCAACAAAAGATCAGCATCGGGAAATGGTTAGCGGCCGACTGCGATATCTTGATAATCGACGAGCCGACGGTTGGCGTTGACGTAGGGGCAAAGGAGCAGATCCACCAACTAATTTGGGATCTGGCAGCCAAGGAAGGGAAGTCAATCATCGTGATTTCATCTGACCTGCCGGAGATCGTCCGCATTACCAATCGCATTTTGGTATTTCGCGAGCAAAAGATAGTTGGCGAGGTCACGAACATTGACACCGAGGCCAAAACCTACGCCACCGTCAGTCGAGAGATCGGGAGGTATCTCGTATGA
- a CDS encoding SDR family NAD(P)-dependent oxidoreductase, with translation MGKLEGKVAIVTGAGCGIGLEIARSIAKQGARLLLNDRDDALAREAALSIDPSGELCVACAGDASDPVFIEEMVKLAVQRFGGLHVAVANAGLTIFNRFLEVEVAELRKMLDLNLQGSVFLAKFAALEMVKQGEGGRLVFISSVTGHQAHEGIVCYGMTKAALRMLAKGLVAELAPHGITSNAVSPGATVTERTAAGDPMFAEKWAKTTPTGRAAFPSDIANAVLFLISPESSQITGQTIVVDGGWTSTSEVPDFEH, from the coding sequence ATGGGAAAACTGGAAGGCAAGGTTGCGATCGTCACAGGCGCGGGATGCGGGATTGGTTTGGAAATCGCCCGTTCCATCGCGAAGCAAGGCGCCAGGCTGCTGCTGAACGATCGTGACGACGCGCTCGCCCGGGAAGCGGCTCTGTCAATCGACCCGAGCGGCGAGCTCTGTGTTGCCTGTGCGGGCGATGCCTCCGATCCGGTATTCATCGAGGAAATGGTCAAGCTGGCGGTGCAGCGTTTTGGAGGCTTGCACGTCGCGGTGGCCAATGCCGGGCTCACGATTTTCAATCGTTTCTTGGAGGTAGAGGTCGCCGAGCTGCGCAAGATGTTGGATCTGAACCTGCAGGGATCGGTGTTCCTCGCCAAGTTCGCCGCCCTGGAAATGGTGAAGCAAGGCGAGGGCGGGCGACTGGTTTTTATCTCGTCCGTGACCGGACATCAGGCCCACGAGGGCATCGTTTGTTATGGAATGACGAAGGCGGCTTTGCGGATGCTAGCAAAGGGGCTCGTTGCGGAGTTGGCGCCTCATGGCATCACATCTAACGCGGTGTCGCCTGGCGCGACGGTGACGGAACGTACAGCGGCAGGAGATCCGATGTTTGCTGAGAAGTGGGCGAAGACGACGCCTACGGGCAGGGCTGCCTTTCCTTCGGACATTGCAAACGCAGTGCTGTTCTTGATCAGTCCGGAGTCGTCGCAGATCACGGGGCAGACAATCGTGGTAGACGGTGGGTGGACCTCGACCAGCGAGGTGCCGGATTTCGAGCATTAG
- a CDS encoding bile acid:sodium symporter family protein, translating into MLFARKISLFLAGGSALVLVLSLFSVIDSGYASASGLLLAALLAFGLGAVPSMKGYQYTAWIVAAVVGGMLYPDRFLHLGEFDLRNKWLILIVVQLVMFGMGTQMSLKDFGGVARQPKGVLVGLLCQFTIMPTMGWLLTRVFDFPLEIAAGIILIGSCSSGLASNVMAYLARANLALSVTVTAVATIVAPLMTPLLMKVFASTLVEVKFLGMVMTIVKIVLAPIGAALLADFLRGASSRSLFAWRSVAAASLAWLALLAVVGWPWFEERLGESGAMSLSVFGFFMAAILFGVIYHSLLKHAPGIGKAMPYFSMFGIVYFTTVTTAAGRESLMSVGLLLFVAAVIHNAAGYFLGYWFSRALGLGKNSARAMALEVGLQNGGMASGIAGSMGKLGTLGLASAVFSPWMNISGSILANIWSRNPVYDDAAVSDEKR; encoded by the coding sequence ATGTTGTTTGCCCGAAAAATAAGCCTCTTCCTCGCAGGCGGTTCAGCTCTAGTTCTCGTTCTATCTCTGTTCAGTGTCATTGATTCTGGATACGCGTCTGCTAGCGGTTTGCTGCTGGCGGCTTTATTGGCGTTCGGACTGGGGGCGGTACCCTCCATGAAGGGGTACCAGTACACGGCTTGGATTGTCGCTGCGGTGGTGGGAGGCATGTTGTATCCAGATCGTTTTCTGCACTTAGGCGAATTCGACCTTCGCAACAAGTGGCTGATTTTGATTGTCGTGCAGTTGGTCATGTTTGGCATGGGGACGCAGATGTCGCTCAAGGATTTTGGCGGCGTGGCGCGGCAGCCTAAGGGAGTTTTGGTTGGCTTGCTCTGCCAGTTTACGATCATGCCGACTATGGGGTGGTTGCTGACGCGGGTCTTCGACTTCCCGTTGGAGATTGCGGCCGGCATAATTCTGATAGGATCGTGCTCTAGCGGCTTGGCGTCGAATGTGATGGCCTATTTGGCTAGAGCGAACTTGGCCTTGTCGGTCACCGTTACTGCGGTGGCTACGATCGTGGCTCCGCTCATGACTCCACTGCTGATGAAGGTATTTGCGTCGACGTTGGTTGAAGTGAAGTTCTTAGGAATGGTCATGACGATCGTGAAGATCGTACTGGCTCCTATCGGAGCAGCTCTATTGGCGGACTTTCTCCGCGGGGCTTCGTCTCGTTCCTTGTTCGCTTGGAGGTCGGTCGCAGCCGCATCCCTCGCATGGCTGGCGCTGCTTGCGGTCGTGGGATGGCCTTGGTTTGAGGAACGCTTGGGCGAGTCGGGCGCAATGTCCTTGAGTGTATTCGGTTTTTTTATGGCCGCCATCCTGTTTGGAGTGATCTACCACTCGTTGCTGAAGCACGCTCCGGGGATCGGGAAGGCGATGCCCTACTTTTCGATGTTTGGTATCGTCTATTTCACTACGGTTACGACTGCTGCGGGACGTGAGTCGCTGATGAGCGTGGGGCTGCTGTTGTTCGTGGCGGCAGTCATTCACAATGCGGCCGGATATTTTCTCGGTTACTGGTTTAGCCGGGCATTGGGCTTGGGGAAGAATTCCGCTCGGGCGATGGCCTTGGAAGTCGGATTGCAGAATGGAGGCATGGCTTCCGGAATCGCAGGCTCCATGGGGAAGTTGGGGACGCTTGGGTTGGCCTCTGCTGTATTCAGTCCTTGGATGAACATTTCTGGTTCGATTTTAGCAAACATTTGGAGCCGCAATCCTGTATATGACGATGCGGCTGTGTCTGATGAAAAACGTTAG